The Bombus fervidus isolate BK054 chromosome 3, iyBomFerv1, whole genome shotgun sequence genome includes a window with the following:
- the LOC139985514 gene encoding uncharacterized protein encodes MTAYTSFQQYDLLDSEGYGSASSPESNPRSWIHQEIYPQPPRSRGSSCGSVSSLDCQNREYQEIGAANGSFHVTATGFNFTEFYEGYYQEGCRNEHQIGHSNNMRTAKEPARPAFRMNECAENVYDGVSSRAEFTGENSTAKQSADTPPKMEHHTSNIFSNGRCEFGQNQESFFAAKSYGIPKGDGFLPRNNGNPYGQRGDILYLGATYSVQRNENYVQSQQGGKCEPSRYHQKNDALHISPMEYPGQKAKESMQKIKNGTPGIEVLRKRRLAANARERRRMNSLNDAFDRLRDVVPSLGNDRKLSKFETLQMAQTYIAALYELLQRE; translated from the coding sequence ATGACCGCTTACACCAGTTTCCAACAGTACGATCTGTTAGACTCCGAGGGTTACGGGTCGGCGAGTAGCCCAGAGTCGAATCCGCGTAGCTGGATCCATCAAGAGATCTATCCTCAACCGCCGAGGTCCAGGGGTAGCAGCTGCGGTAGCGTGAGCTCGTTGGATTGTCAAAATCGCGAGTACCAAGAGATCGGTGCAGCGAATGGCAGCTTTCACGTGACCGCGACTGGCTTCAACTTCACCGAGTTCTACGAGGGTTACTACCAAGAAGGTTGCCGAAACGAGCACCAAATCGGCCATTCGAATAACATGAGGACGGCGAAGGAGCCGGCCAGGCCGGCGTTCAGGATGAACGAGTGCGCGGAGAACGTTTACGACGGTGTATCGAGCCGGGCCGAATTCACCGGTGAGAATTCTACGGCCAAACAAAGCGCCGACACCCCGCCAAAAATGGAGCACCACACGAGCAATATCTTTAGCAACGGCAGGTGCGAGTTCGGCCAGAATCAGGAGAGTTTCTTCGCCGCGAAGAGTTATGGTATCCCGAAAGGTGATGGTTTTTTGCCTAGAAATAACGGCAATCCTTATGGGCAGAGGGGCGACATTCTTTATTTGGGTGCCACGTACAGCGTGCAGAGAAACGAAAACTACGTTCAGAGCCAGCAAGGCGGCAAATGCGAGCCGTCCAGGTACCACCAAAAAAACGACGCTCTCCACATCTCGCCGATGGAGTACCCCGGCCAAAAGGCGAAGGAGAGCATGCAGAAGATCAAAAACGGCACGCCGGGTATCGAGGTGTTGAGAAAGAGACGGCTGGCGGCGAACGCGCGTGAAAGAAGAAGGATGAACAGTCTGAACGATGCTTTCGATAGGCTACGGGACGTCGTGCCTAGCCTCGGCAATGACAGAAAGCTCAGCAAATTCGAGACTCTACAAATGGCGCAAACGTATATCGCGGCGTTGTACGAGCTGTTGCAAAGGGAGTGA